One region of Triticum aestivum cultivar Chinese Spring chromosome 6B, IWGSC CS RefSeq v2.1, whole genome shotgun sequence genomic DNA includes:
- the LOC123139929 gene encoding receptor-like protein EIX2 isoform X1, whose amino-acid sequence MARPYSYILQHKREAALSHFHLPFPTNMIKLGLLIRGTALLLCLLIFRAAHSLRLAIKQKWVPPFRLKVAGFASCQVGPSFPEWLRWQSDIDVLVLSNANLDDVIPDWFWVTFSRASFLQASGNKLHGSLPADLQHMSADHIYLGSNKFTGQVPRLPINISRLNLSSNSFSGLLPSELNAPLLGEFLLANNQLTGTIPSSICQLTRLNRLDLSGNHLTGDIIQCWKESDANSTNQFGFDMLSLSLNNNSLTGEFPKFLQRSSRLMFLDLSYNRLFGGLPEWLPEKMPHLKILRVRSNMFSGHIPKNLTSLDSLHYLDIAYNNISGSIAWSLSNLKAMMTVVSEDTEDYIFEESIPVNTKDQKRDYTFAIYKLLVILDLSSNSLTWHVPEEITLLIGLTNLNLSNNQLTGPIPNHIGDLRQLDSLDLSFNEFSGAIPSSLSALTYLSYLNLLYNNLSGAIPSGQQLQALDNQMYIYIGNPGLCGGPVGGNCSSHNAEQSGLGDMNDMPSLYIAMSIGFVVGLWTVFCTMLMKRTWRDAFFRFIDRTYDMVYVQVAIRWAHVMEKTQESAP is encoded by the coding sequence ATGGCCAGGCCATACTCCTATATATTGCAGCATAAGAGAGAAGCTGCTCTGTCTCATTTCCATCTGCCATTTCCAACCAACATGATTAAGCTTGGGCTCCTCATCCGAGGAACTGCGCTGCTCCTTTGCCTATTGATCTTCCGAGCAGCACACTCTTTGAGATTAGCCATCAAACAAAAATGGGTTCCTCCATTTAGATTGAAGGTCGCAGGTTTCGCTTCATGCCAAGTGGGACCCAGTTTTCCAGAGTGGCTTAGATGGCAATCTGACATTGATGTTCTTGTTCTTAGTAATGCAAATCTAGATGATGTTATTCCTGATTGGTTTTGGGTGACATTTTCCCGAGCTTCATTCTTGCAAGCATCAGGAAACAAATTGCATGGCTCATTACCGGCAGATCTACAACACATGTCAGCTGACCACATATATCTTGGGTCCAATAAGTTTACCGGACAAGTTCCACGGTTACCTATAAATATATCAAGACTAAACCTATCTTCAAACTCTTTCTCTGGGTTATTACCATCAGAGCTGAATGCTCCACTACTTGGAGAGTTTTTGCTTGCTAATAATCAACTTACAGGCACCATCCCGTCGTCTATATGCCAGTTGACTAGACTGAATAGGTTGGACCTATCAGGAAACCATCTTACTGGAGATATTATACAGTGCTGGAAGGAATCTGATGCAAACTCTACAAATCAATTTGGTTTTGACATGCTAAGCTTATCCCTGAATAACAACAGTCTCACTGGTGAATTCCCTAAGTTTCTTCAAAGGTCGTCAAGGTTAATGTTCCTTGATCTTTCTTACAATAGGTTATTTGGAGGATTGCCAGAATGGTTGCCAGAAAAAATGCCGCATCTGAAAATATTAAGAGTGAGATCAAATATGTTCAGCGGTCATATTCCAAAGAATCTCACTTCCCTTGACAGTCTCCATTATTTGGACATAGCATACAACAACATATCAGGAAGCATAGCATGGTCTTTGTCAAACCTGAAGGCAATGATGACAGTGGTGTCGGAGGACACAGAGGATTACATTTTTGAAGAGAGCATCCCAGTAAACACGAAGGACCAAAAACGTGACTATACCTTTGCAATCTACAAGCTACTAGTGATTCTTGATTTGTCAAGTAATAGTTTGACATGGCATGTTCCGGAGGAGATAACTCTACTCATTGGGCTTACCAATCTGAACTTGTCAAATAATCAACTCACAGGGCCAATCCCAAACCACATTGGTGATTTAAGGCAGTTGGACTCACTCGACCTATCCTTCAATGAGTTTTCTGGTGCAATACCATCAAGTTTGTCAGCTTTAACTTATTTGAGCTACTTGAACTTGTTATACAACAATCTGTCCGGTGCAATACCATCCGGACAACAACTACAAGCTCTTGATAACCAGATGTATATCTACATCGGCAACCCTGGCCTTTGTGGAGGTCCTGTCGGCGGGAACTGCTCATCACATAATGCAGAGCAAAGTGGCCTCGGAGATATGAATGATATGCCTTCCCTTTACATTGCCATGAGCATTGGGTTTGTGGTGGGTCTGTGGACAGTTTTCTGCACCATGTTGATGAAGAGAACCTGGAGGGATGCGTTCTTCCGGTTTATTGATAGGACGTACGACATGGTTTATGTGCAAGTCGCTATAAGGTGGGCTCACGTGATGGAGAAAACTCAAGAAAGTGCACCATGA